A single Larimichthys crocea isolate SSNF unplaced genomic scaffold, L_crocea_2.0 scaffold269, whole genome shotgun sequence DNA region contains:
- the serinc3 gene encoding serine incorporator 1 isoform X2, translating into MTRIIYASILLLGTVVACIMLSPGIDQQLKRIPGFCEDGAGSSIPDLKVDVNCQMFVGYKAVYRVCFGMSVWFLGFSVLMMNIKNSRDPRAAIHNGFWFFKFGVLVAVTAGAFYIPDGPFTHTWFVVGSGGAFCFILIQLVLLVDFAHSWNESWVEKMETGQSRGWYAALLGITILNYILSFIAVVLFFVFYTKTDGCFINKFFISFNMLFCMAASVISVLHKVQESQPRSGLLQSSIITLYTMFLTWSAMSNEPDQECNPSLLSIFQQITAPTLAPMEMENQTAVVIIGPEEPVLTSPYLQWWDAQSIVGLAIFILCILYSSIRSSSTSQVNKLTMASKDSAILAEGGGSSPDLSEELTGPRRVEDNERDMVQYSYSFFHFMLFLASLYIMMTLTNWYSPEADYTVTSKWPAVWVKITSSWVCLALYIWTLVAPMILTNRDFS; encoded by the exons ATGACCAGGATCATCTACGCCTCCATCTTGCTGCTGGGCACTGTCGTCGCCTGCATCATGCTGTCACCGGGTATAGATCAACAGCTAAAGAGG ATCCCAGGCTTCTGTGAAGACGGGGCCGGCTCCTCTATTCCTGACCTGAAGGTCGATGTCAACTGTCAAATGTTTGTGGGTTACAAGGCAGTGTACCGTGTCTGCTTCGGCATGAGTGTGTGGTTCCTGGGTTTTTCCGTTCTGATGATGAACATCAAGAACAGCAGAGACCCACGCGCTGCCATCCACAATGG attttggttCTTTAAGTTTGGTGTCTTGGTGGCAGTGACAGCCGGTGCCTTTTACATTCCAGATGGGCCTTTCACCCACA catgGTTTGTCGTGGGCTCGGGTGGAGCTTTCTGTTTCATTCTGATCcagctggtgctgctggtggacTTTGCCCACTCCTGGAATGAGTCCTGGGTGGAAAAGATGGAGACTGGTCAGTCCAGGGGCTGGTATGCAG ctTTGCTGGGCATCACAATCCTCAACTACATCCTGTCATTTATCGCTGTCGTGCTGTTCTTCGTCTTCTACACCAAGACTGACGGATGCTTCATCAACAAGTTCTTCATCAGCTTCAACATGTTGTTCTGCATGGCGGCCTCTGTTATCTCTGTGCTGCATAAAGTACAG gagtCTCAGCCACGTTCAGGTCTTCTACAGTCCTCCATCATCACCCTGTACACCATGTTTCTGACCTGGTCTGCCATGAGCAATGAGCCTG ACCAAGAATGTAACCCCAGCCTGCTGAGTATCTTCCAGCAGATCACAGCCCCCACACTGGCCCCTATGGAGATGGAGAACCAGACAGCTGTGGTAATCATCGGCCCAGAGGAACCTGTCCTGACGTCCCCGTACCTGCAGTGGTGGGACGCCCAGAGTATTGTGGGGCTGGCTATATTTATCCTGTGCATCCTTTATTCAAG CATTCGTTCATCGAGCACCAGCCAGGTTAACAAGCTGACCATGGCCTCCAAAGACTCGGCCATCCTGGCCGAGGGCGGCGGGAGCAGCCCCGACCTGTCAGAGGAGTTGACGGGACCCAGGCGGGTGGAGGACAATGAGCGGGACATGGTCCAGTACAGCTACTCCTTCTTCCACTTCATGCTCTTCTTGGCCTCGCTCTACATTATGATGACACTCACCAACTGGTACAG CCCTGAGGCAGACTACACCGTAACCAGCAAGTGGCCGGCAGTGTGGGTTAAGATAACCTCCAGCTGGGTGTGTTTGGCCCTGTACATCTGGACTCTGGTGGCCCCCATGATTCTCACCAACCGAGACTTCAGCTAA
- the serinc3 gene encoding serine incorporator 1 isoform X1 — protein MGAVLGAFSLASWVPCLCSSATCLLCSCCPSTRNSTMTRIIYASILLLGTVVACIMLSPGIDQQLKRIPGFCEDGAGSSIPDLKVDVNCQMFVGYKAVYRVCFGMSVWFLGFSVLMMNIKNSRDPRAAIHNGFWFFKFGVLVAVTAGAFYIPDGPFTHTWFVVGSGGAFCFILIQLVLLVDFAHSWNESWVEKMETGQSRGWYAALLGITILNYILSFIAVVLFFVFYTKTDGCFINKFFISFNMLFCMAASVISVLHKVQESQPRSGLLQSSIITLYTMFLTWSAMSNEPDQECNPSLLSIFQQITAPTLAPMEMENQTAVVIIGPEEPVLTSPYLQWWDAQSIVGLAIFILCILYSSIRSSSTSQVNKLTMASKDSAILAEGGGSSPDLSEELTGPRRVEDNERDMVQYSYSFFHFMLFLASLYIMMTLTNWYSPEADYTVTSKWPAVWVKITSSWVCLALYIWTLVAPMILTNRDFS, from the exons ATGGGAGCTGTTCTGGGGGCCTTTTCCCTCGCGAGCTGG GTGCCGTGCTTGTGCAGCAGTGCAACCTGTCTGTTGTGCAGCTGCTGTCCAAGCACCAGGAACTCCACGATGACCAGGATCATCTACGCCTCCATCTTGCTGCTGGGCACTGTCGTCGCCTGCATCATGCTGTCACCGGGTATAGATCAACAGCTAAAGAGG ATCCCAGGCTTCTGTGAAGACGGGGCCGGCTCCTCTATTCCTGACCTGAAGGTCGATGTCAACTGTCAAATGTTTGTGGGTTACAAGGCAGTGTACCGTGTCTGCTTCGGCATGAGTGTGTGGTTCCTGGGTTTTTCCGTTCTGATGATGAACATCAAGAACAGCAGAGACCCACGCGCTGCCATCCACAATGG attttggttCTTTAAGTTTGGTGTCTTGGTGGCAGTGACAGCCGGTGCCTTTTACATTCCAGATGGGCCTTTCACCCACA catgGTTTGTCGTGGGCTCGGGTGGAGCTTTCTGTTTCATTCTGATCcagctggtgctgctggtggacTTTGCCCACTCCTGGAATGAGTCCTGGGTGGAAAAGATGGAGACTGGTCAGTCCAGGGGCTGGTATGCAG ctTTGCTGGGCATCACAATCCTCAACTACATCCTGTCATTTATCGCTGTCGTGCTGTTCTTCGTCTTCTACACCAAGACTGACGGATGCTTCATCAACAAGTTCTTCATCAGCTTCAACATGTTGTTCTGCATGGCGGCCTCTGTTATCTCTGTGCTGCATAAAGTACAG gagtCTCAGCCACGTTCAGGTCTTCTACAGTCCTCCATCATCACCCTGTACACCATGTTTCTGACCTGGTCTGCCATGAGCAATGAGCCTG ACCAAGAATGTAACCCCAGCCTGCTGAGTATCTTCCAGCAGATCACAGCCCCCACACTGGCCCCTATGGAGATGGAGAACCAGACAGCTGTGGTAATCATCGGCCCAGAGGAACCTGTCCTGACGTCCCCGTACCTGCAGTGGTGGGACGCCCAGAGTATTGTGGGGCTGGCTATATTTATCCTGTGCATCCTTTATTCAAG CATTCGTTCATCGAGCACCAGCCAGGTTAACAAGCTGACCATGGCCTCCAAAGACTCGGCCATCCTGGCCGAGGGCGGCGGGAGCAGCCCCGACCTGTCAGAGGAGTTGACGGGACCCAGGCGGGTGGAGGACAATGAGCGGGACATGGTCCAGTACAGCTACTCCTTCTTCCACTTCATGCTCTTCTTGGCCTCGCTCTACATTATGATGACACTCACCAACTGGTACAG CCCTGAGGCAGACTACACCGTAACCAGCAAGTGGCCGGCAGTGTGGGTTAAGATAACCTCCAGCTGGGTGTGTTTGGCCCTGTACATCTGGACTCTGGTGGCCCCCATGATTCTCACCAACCGAGACTTCAGCTAA
- the LOC104935844 gene encoding uncharacterized protein LOC104935844, translating to MDEAMQACPCSDKYSAQEVIPTIHELPDIRNEVLQLYNTRLKNSIKEGEEKLRLMQRSSFHLGIHQQPTLQFADSMLWGLINHQRLTRVMKDATDIVNLLLNFLETAFADIIEGHQELEAFIIKYKDCVVDSDMAASMQQTLQRTFEYLNDFESRITWNHVPLKLRLHLQHEYTAHIPKLFTSLIIKGPVIFDRSALCVTSNIVHLHWEVAGQQSEVPDEEFEIWVKSLDTDEEFRQSTCQSYNIQIDDLLPDTQYRFSVKRADDTGLLCGQWTDNIVLKTDISK from the exons ATGGATGAAGCCATGCAGGCTTGTCCATGCTCAGACAAGTACAGTGCCCAAGAAGTCATACCTACGATACATGAGCTCCCAGACATCCGCAACGAAGTCCTACAGCTGTACAACACCAGACTTAAGAACAGCATCAAG gagggggaggaaaagcTGCGGCTGATGCAAAGGAGCTCATTCCACTTGGGAATCCATCAGCAGCCCACCTTGCAGTTTGCTGACAGCATGCTGTGGGGTCTTATTAACCATCAAAGGCTGACACGTGTCATGAAAGATGCCACTGACATTGTGAATCTCCTCCTGAATTTCCTGGAAACGGCCTTCGCGGATATCATCGAGGGCCATCAGGAGTTGGAGGCCTTCATCATTAAGTACAAGGATTGTGTGGTGGATAGTGATATGGCAGCTTCTATGCAGCAGACGCTTCAGCGAACCTTCGAGTACTTGAATGACTTTGAGAGCAGAATAACCTGGAATCATGTCCCACTGAAGCTGCGGCTCCATCTCCAGCACGAATACACCGCCCACATACCAAAACTCTTTACATCACTGATCATCAAGGGACCAGTGATATTTGACAGGTCTGCGTTGTGTGTCACATCCAACATTGTGCATCTGCATTGGGAAGTGGCAGGTCAGCAGTCTGAGGTGCCAGACGAAGAATTTGAGATCTGGGTGAAGAGCCTTGACACTGATGAAGAGTTCAGACAATCTACATGCCAATCATACAATATACAGATCGATGACCTGTTACCTGACACACAGTATCGGTTCTCTGTCAAGAGAGCAGATGATACAGGCTTACTCTGTGGACAGTGGACTGACAACATTGTCCTTAAAACAGACATTTCCAAATAA